In Montipora foliosa isolate CH-2021 chromosome 13, ASM3666993v2, whole genome shotgun sequence, one DNA window encodes the following:
- the LOC137983544 gene encoding uncharacterized protein, producing the protein MELQYLDSCQEDSMRLFSVLTCTDFLSQNRFGFRINPDLLPRKLELHNLSHVKLTKRQSKVLGMGLKFRPSLKPPTEAQFDLQIKDFCRRVRLQSLFADQPQDPNFKIVDKCPRTGFAVFNYPTTCQDGHSFCKEYITKWRVNKTSCPVDRSNLNGLLVRNLAVKGNGLHSSCISTLAFPASDHLPNRTVKCSSCTFEIPHSELSAHNELCCPNNCGVKVERCKLLSHLAFVCVKEGRPCPPYAVGCTKVHSSAEADSAGHLKLLLNARLSGACGGANVSLGGFSSAGSWRIESEVTVPMCSPLFDGHAAVVRLEISNGSDLSVKLFLESKLELPCFGVDLRCCFRCGVDKVNTPRSLMSQASVACFQIHNVCTAEVFQQMTRNSNAFFLDFLLRLSVWFRLLNWSWLCGLC; encoded by the exons ATGGAGCTCCAGTACCTTGATTCTTGCCAGGAGGACAGCATGAGACTTTTTAGTGTCTTGACATGCACCGACTTTCTTTCTCAGAATAGATTCGGTTTTAGAATCAATCCAGACCTTCTTCCACGGAAGTTGGAACTCCACAACCTTTCTCATGTAAAGCTCACTAAGCGCCAGTCCAAGGTTCTTGGCATGGGTCTCAAATTCAGACCTTCGCTCAAGCCCCCTACGGAAGCACAGTTCGATTTACAGATCAAAGATTTTTGTCGCAGAGTTCGCCTGCAAAGTTTGTTTGCTGATCAGCCACAGGATCCCAACTTCAAAATTGTGGACAAATGTCCACGGACTGG CTTTGCTGTATTCAACTACCCAACTACTTGCCAAGATGGTCATTCATTCTGTAAAGAGTACATTACCAAATGGCGAGTGAACAAAACCAGTTGCCCTGTAGACAGGAGCAATCTGAATGGGCTGCTGGTGAGAAATCTAGCTGTGAAAG GCAATGGGCTGCATTCTTCGTGCATATCAACATTAGCTTTCCCAGCATCTGATCACCTGCCAAATCGTACAGTAAAATGCTCCTCTTGTACCTTTGAGATTCCTCATAGTGAGTTGTCAGCCCACAATGAGCTGTGTTGCCCAAATAATTGTGGGGTAAAAGTTGAAAG ATGCAAGCTGCTGTCACACTTGGCTTTTGTGTGTGTCAAGGAGGGCCGTCCATGTCCGCCCTATGCCGTTGGATGCACAAAGGTCCACTCCTCAGCAGAAGCTGATTCTGCAGGTCACCTTAAACTATTGTTAAATGCCCGACTATCAGGAGCTTGTGGT GGTGCCAATGTCAGCCTAGGTGGCTTTTCTTCAGCTGGTTCATGGCGTATAGAAAGTGAAGTTACCGTGCCTATGTGCAGTCCATTATTTGACGGCCATGCTGCAGTTGTGAGGCTGGAAATAAGCAATGGCAGTGATCTTTCTGTCAAACTATTCTTGGAATCGAAACTTGAGTTGCCTTGTTTTGGTGTTGATctaag GTGCTGTTTCCGGTGTGGAGTGGATAAAGTAAATACACCTAGATCTTTAATGTCCCAGGCCTCTGTTGCATGTTTTCAAATACATAATGTATGCACAGCAGAAGTGTTTCAACAGATGACCAGAAATAGCAATGCATTTTTCTTGGACTTCCTGCTAAGGTTATCAGTTTGGTTTAGATTGCTGAATTGGTCATGGTTATGTGGATTATGCTGA